The DNA window GTTGCCAGAAATCAAGGCTATGCTGGCAGCGGGGAAAACCCAGCGGGAAGTTGCAGAATATTACGGTTTTCAGGATAAGCAGGTGATAAAAAGTCTACTTAAGCGTGAACGGAGGAAAAAACGTATGTTAGAAGCTGGCATCCTTGCGCGGCCCCAAGGGCGGCCAAGAACAAATGCCGCACCAAGAGATATTGTAACCGAGCAGGCACATGAGATCCAGCGACTTCGTATGGAGAATAAACTGCT is part of the Intestinibacillus sp. Marseille-P6563 genome and encodes:
- a CDS encoding imidazolonepropionase — encoded protein: MEKRKYTHIQVLLPEIKAMLAAGKTQREVAEYYGFQDKQVIKSLLKRERRKKRMLEAGILARPQGRPRTNAAPRDIVTEQAHEIQRLRMENKLL